The Yoonia sp. SS1-5 genome contains a region encoding:
- the ctaD gene encoding cytochrome c oxidase subunit I codes for MADAAIHGDAHEDNRGFFTRWFMSTNHKDIGILYLFVAGVLGFISVAFTVYMRLELMNPGVQYMCVEGARFIADASAECTPNGHLWNVMITYHGVLMMFFVVIPALFGGFGNYFMPLQIGAPDMAFPRLNNLSFWMFVAGAALGVASMLAPGGNGQLGSGVGWVLYPPLSTSEGGMSMDLAIFAVHLSGASSILGAINMITTFLNMRAPGMTLHKVPLFAWSIFVTAWLILLALPVLAGAITMLLTDRNFGTTFFQPEGGGDPILYQHILWFFGHPEVYIIIIPGFGIISHVIATFSRKPVFGYLPMVYAMVAIGVLGFVVWAHHMYTVGMSLTQQSYFMLATMVIAVPTGVKIFSWIATMWGGSVEFKTPMLWAFGFLFLFTVGGVTGIVLSQAGVDRVYHDTYYVVAHFHYVMSLGAVFAIFAGIYFYLPKMSGRMYPEWAGKLHFWAMFIGANLTFFPQHFLGRQGMPRRYIDYPDAFALWNYVSSWGAFLSFASFLFFIGVLFYTLAKGKRVTENNPWNEYADTLEWTLPCPPPEHTFETLPKQSDWDKQPAH; via the coding sequence ATGGCAGATGCAGCCATCCACGGCGACGCACATGAGGACAACAGGGGCTTCTTTACCCGCTGGTTCATGTCCACAAACCACAAGGATATCGGGATCCTCTACCTGTTTGTTGCAGGTGTGCTTGGTTTCATTTCCGTAGCGTTTACAGTGTATATGCGCCTGGAATTGATGAACCCCGGCGTCCAATACATGTGCGTCGAAGGCGCGCGTTTCATTGCGGATGCGTCTGCGGAATGTACGCCAAACGGGCATTTGTGGAACGTGATGATCACCTATCACGGCGTCCTGATGATGTTCTTTGTGGTTATTCCGGCGCTCTTTGGCGGCTTTGGCAACTACTTCATGCCGCTGCAGATCGGCGCGCCTGACATGGCGTTCCCGCGGCTGAACAATCTGTCGTTCTGGATGTTTGTCGCCGGTGCTGCACTTGGTGTCGCTTCAATGCTGGCGCCGGGGGGTAATGGGCAGCTTGGCTCGGGCGTGGGGTGGGTGCTTTACCCGCCGCTTTCCACGTCAGAAGGCGGGATGTCCATGGATCTCGCGATCTTTGCGGTTCACTTGTCCGGTGCCTCCTCGATCCTGGGCGCGATCAACATGATCACGACCTTCCTGAACATGCGTGCCCCAGGCATGACATTGCACAAGGTGCCGCTGTTTGCATGGTCGATCTTCGTGACCGCCTGGCTGATCCTTCTGGCCCTGCCCGTTCTGGCGGGTGCAATCACCATGCTGCTGACAGACCGGAACTTTGGCACGACCTTCTTCCAGCCCGAAGGCGGCGGCGATCCGATCCTGTACCAGCACATCCTGTGGTTCTTTGGCCACCCGGAAGTGTACATCATCATTATCCCGGGCTTCGGGATTATCAGCCACGTCATTGCAACCTTCAGCCGCAAGCCTGTCTTTGGCTATCTGCCGATGGTCTATGCGATGGTCGCGATTGGTGTTCTGGGCTTCGTCGTCTGGGCGCACCACATGTACACGGTGGGCATGTCCCTGACCCAGCAATCCTACTTCATGCTGGCAACCATGGTCATCGCGGTGCCGACGGGTGTGAAAATCTTCTCATGGATCGCCACCATGTGGGGCGGATCGGTTGAGTTCAAAACACCGATGCTCTGGGCTTTCGGGTTCCTTTTTCTGTTCACCGTTGGTGGTGTCACAGGGATTGTACTGTCGCAGGCAGGGGTCGACCGGGTCTATCACGACACCTATTATGTGGTTGCGCATTTCCACTATGTGATGTCGCTTGGCGCGGTATTCGCCATCTTTGCGGGGATCTATTTCTACCTGCCAAAGATGTCGGGCAGAATGTATCCTGAATGGGCGGGCAAGCTGCACTTTTGGGCGATGTTCATCGGGGCCAACCTGACCTTCTTCCCACAACACTTCCTGGGTCGTCAGGGCATGCCACGGCGTTACATCGACTATCCGGACGCATTTGCATTGTGGAACTACGTGTCCAGCTGGGGGGCGTTCCTGTCCTTCGCATCGTTCCTCTTCTTCATCGGGGTCCTGTTCTACACGCTGGCCAAAGGCAAGCGGGTGACAGAAAACAACCCATGGAATGAATATGCGGACACGCTGGAATGGACGCTGCCCTGCCCACCGCCAGAGCATACGTTTGAAACGCTGCCCAAACAGTCGGATTGGGACAAGCAACCGGCCCACTAG
- a CDS encoding SDR family NAD(P)-dependent oxidoreductase, with amino-acid sequence MPQRAFITGGAAGLGRALAKGLVADGWQVLIGDVDLVAGQTCADELGVSFIACDVRQAVDFEQVVVWVQQEWGGVDLVINNAGVAQMGPLEKTPLDDWQWIVDINFLGIVRAVKAFTPLFRAQGHGRYLNIASMAGFLYLPNAGAYNATKAAVVALSETMMLELEDAGIRTQVACPAFFRTDLARNMRAADDMAEKMTKRLVERSRLDADDIAAAIIAGMSGGDAHILTHPQSKSALRLKRWLPFERYMVRMRKDIRKLDARMACSPK; translated from the coding sequence ATGCCGCAACGCGCATTTATCACAGGTGGGGCCGCAGGATTGGGCCGGGCCTTGGCGAAGGGGCTTGTTGCAGACGGGTGGCAGGTCCTGATTGGGGATGTTGATCTGGTTGCAGGGCAGACCTGTGCAGATGAACTGGGGGTGTCCTTCATCGCTTGCGACGTGCGTCAGGCGGTTGACTTTGAACAGGTCGTTGTCTGGGTCCAGCAGGAATGGGGCGGCGTTGATCTGGTGATCAACAATGCCGGTGTCGCGCAAATGGGACCGCTGGAAAAGACGCCGCTGGATGATTGGCAATGGATTGTTGATATCAACTTTCTTGGCATTGTGCGCGCGGTAAAGGCATTTACACCACTGTTCCGCGCGCAGGGGCATGGCCGATATCTGAATATCGCCTCGATGGCAGGGTTTTTGTATCTACCGAATGCGGGGGCGTATAATGCGACCAAGGCCGCGGTTGTCGCTTTGTCCGAGACGATGATGCTGGAGTTGGAGGATGCCGGGATCAGGACGCAGGTCGCATGTCCCGCATTCTTTCGGACTGATCTGGCGCGGAACATGCGTGCCGCTGACGACATGGCCGAGAAGATGACAAAACGACTGGTGGAGAGGTCGCGGCTGGATGCAGACGATATTGCGGCTGCGATCATTGCGGGAATGTCTGGGGGGGACGCGCATATCCTGACCCATCCGCAATCGAAATCCGCCTTGCGGCTGAAACGCTGGTTGCCGTTTGAGCGCTATATGGTGCGGATGCGCAAGGATATCCGCAAGCTGGATGCACGCATGGCCTGTTCACCAAAATGA
- a CDS encoding FAD-binding dehydrogenase, whose amino-acid sequence MDQSDVIVVGAGLAGLVAAAELADRGKAVTIIDQEPESFLGGQAFWSLGGLMLVDTPEQRRMGIKDSRDLALADWMGSAQFDRPEDHWPRKWAEAYVDFAAGDMRPWLHAMGMRWFPIVGWAERGGGFGSGHGNSVPRFHLTWGVGPATQEPFERRVREHSQTGRIRLMFRHRCSQIIMENGAAKGVAGEILAPDDSLRGQETNREIIGDFELRAAAVLVSSGGIGGDFDLVRQSWPTDRLGPAPKEMIAGVPAHVDGRMVGISQQAGGHLINSDRMWHYTEGVKNWDPIWPNHGIRILPGPSSMWFDARGNRFPPPALPGFDSLATLKMILDTGFDYSWFITTQKIVKKEFALSGSEQNPDFAQKSWKEVLRQRILNKKATPAVEAFKAHGENFVVAETLPDLVAKMNAMTGDDLLPLDKITAEITARDAQTDNPFTKDAQIMAIHAARNYRGDKFQRTAKLHKFLDPANGPLIAVKLNIITRKTLGGLQTDLDGQMLNAAGTPIPGLFAAGEVAGFGGGGYHGYNALEGTFLGGCIFSGRRAGRSDKIA is encoded by the coding sequence ATGGACCAATCGGATGTCATTGTGGTGGGCGCCGGGCTGGCCGGACTTGTTGCCGCGGCAGAGCTTGCAGATCGTGGCAAGGCGGTCACGATTATCGACCAGGAACCCGAGTCCTTTCTGGGCGGGCAGGCGTTCTGGTCGCTTGGCGGGTTGATGCTTGTCGACACACCCGAGCAACGGCGCATGGGGATCAAGGACAGCCGCGATCTTGCCTTGGCCGACTGGATGGGATCGGCACAGTTTGACCGGCCCGAAGATCACTGGCCCCGTAAATGGGCCGAGGCTTATGTTGATTTCGCCGCAGGTGACATGCGCCCGTGGCTGCATGCGATGGGCATGCGCTGGTTTCCTATCGTTGGCTGGGCCGAACGCGGGGGCGGTTTTGGGTCGGGCCATGGAAACTCTGTCCCGCGCTTTCATCTGACATGGGGTGTCGGCCCGGCAACGCAAGAACCGTTCGAGCGCCGGGTGCGGGAACATAGCCAAACCGGGCGCATTCGCCTGATGTTTCGGCATCGCTGTTCGCAGATCATCATGGAAAACGGTGCCGCAAAGGGGGTGGCCGGGGAAATACTGGCCCCTGATGACAGCCTGCGGGGGCAGGAAACCAACCGTGAGATTATTGGTGATTTTGAATTGCGCGCCGCCGCGGTGCTGGTCAGCTCTGGCGGGATTGGTGGGGATTTTGACCTTGTGCGCCAATCATGGCCGACCGACCGGCTTGGCCCCGCACCAAAAGAGATGATTGCAGGTGTTCCGGCCCATGTTGACGGGCGCATGGTGGGGATCAGTCAGCAAGCCGGCGGGCATCTGATCAATAGTGACCGGATGTGGCACTATACCGAAGGGGTCAAGAATTGGGATCCGATCTGGCCCAATCACGGAATTCGTATTCTGCCCGGGCCGTCGTCAATGTGGTTTGATGCAAGAGGCAACCGCTTTCCACCGCCTGCGCTGCCCGGATTTGACAGCCTCGCAACGCTGAAAATGATCCTTGATACCGGCTTTGATTATTCCTGGTTCATCACAACCCAGAAAATCGTCAAAAAGGAATTTGCCCTGTCCGGGTCCGAGCAGAATCCGGACTTTGCCCAGAAATCCTGGAAGGAGGTTCTGCGCCAACGCATTCTGAACAAGAAAGCGACCCCGGCGGTCGAGGCGTTCAAGGCGCATGGCGAGAACTTTGTTGTGGCCGAAACCTTGCCTGACCTTGTGGCAAAGATGAATGCGATGACAGGGGACGATCTGCTGCCGCTGGACAAGATCACAGCCGAGATTACCGCACGTGATGCGCAGACAGATAACCCGTTTACCAAGGATGCGCAGATCATGGCGATCCATGCGGCGCGCAATTATCGGGGGGATAAATTCCAGCGGACGGCTAAACTGCACAAATTCCTTGATCCGGCCAATGGGCCGCTGATTGCAGTGAAGCTGAATATCATCACCCGCAAGACCTTGGGGGGGCTGCAGACGGACCTTGATGGTCAGATGTTGAATGCAGCAGGCACGCCGATACCGGGGCTTTTTGCGGCGGGCGAGGTGGCGGGTTTTGGTGGCGGTGGTTATCATGGATATAACGCGCTGGAAGGCACCTTTCTTGGGGGGTGCATCTTCTCGGGGCGCAGAGCCGGTCGATCCGACAAGATTGCCTGA
- a CDS encoding bile acid:sodium symporter family protein, producing the protein MDILVSVVLPLGLAFIMFSLGVGLTPADFLRVGQRPLAFTVGALNQIILLPAVAYMVAISFGLTGELAVGFMILAACPGGVTSNIIARLAKADVALSVSLTAVISLTSVITVPLILGFAITTFMAENAPDVNITRTAITMFALTVVPITVGMAVRRMFPAAIAGVERGLSFAAVILFVVIVLAAVGANWALFTANMLTLGPASLALLAVLTTLGFLLPRILGRSLREAKTISIETGIQNGTLGIAIAALIVDGGAGFTGYALPSAIYGVVMYLIVVPAVLLYRRMD; encoded by the coding sequence ATGGATATTTTGGTGTCGGTTGTCTTGCCGCTGGGCTTGGCCTTTATCATGTTTTCGCTCGGCGTGGGTTTGACGCCTGCGGATTTCCTGCGTGTGGGTCAACGGCCGCTCGCATTTACCGTGGGCGCGTTGAACCAGATCATCCTGCTGCCGGCTGTGGCCTATATGGTCGCTATTTCATTTGGTCTGACCGGCGAACTCGCAGTTGGGTTCATGATTTTAGCGGCCTGCCCGGGCGGGGTGACCAGCAATATTATCGCCCGTCTGGCAAAGGCCGATGTTGCCTTGTCTGTTTCGCTGACAGCGGTGATCAGTCTGACCAGCGTGATCACAGTGCCTTTGATCCTGGGCTTTGCGATCACCACATTCATGGCCGAAAACGCGCCTGACGTGAATATCACCAGAACCGCAATCACGATGTTTGCACTGACTGTTGTCCCCATCACGGTGGGCATGGCCGTGCGTCGGATGTTTCCGGCGGCCATCGCCGGGGTCGAGAGAGGGCTGTCATTTGCAGCCGTCATTCTGTTTGTGGTGATTGTGCTTGCCGCGGTGGGCGCGAACTGGGCTTTGTTCACCGCCAATATGCTGACGCTGGGGCCTGCATCCCTTGCGCTGCTGGCGGTGCTGACGACGCTTGGCTTCCTGCTGCCACGCATTCTGGGGCGCAGTCTGCGCGAGGCCAAGACGATTTCCATCGAAACCGGCATCCAGAATGGAACACTTGGTATCGCGATTGCAGCGCTGATCGTTGATGGGGGCGCCGGCTTTACCGGGTATGCCTTGCCATCGGCCATCTATGGCGTGGTCATGTATCTGATCGTTGTGCCTGCGGTGCTGTTATATCGTCGCATGGACTAG
- a CDS encoding DUF2244 domain-containing protein produces MPYEWTPEPPHAQPDWQLCLWPYRSLLRKDFVLFIGATALIVTLPLLTVLGTAILWGLLPFFALMLWGLWTALSISYKRGEVLEELTVTDSKAHLTRHNPKGGRQEWEANRYWVTVHLHPTGGPVENYITLRGGDREVEIGAFLDAQERLALYDDLRQALRLGAAP; encoded by the coding sequence ATGCCCTACGAATGGACGCCCGAACCACCACATGCCCAGCCTGACTGGCAGCTTTGCCTCTGGCCTTACAGATCCCTGTTGCGCAAGGATTTCGTCCTGTTTATCGGGGCGACCGCGCTGATCGTGACACTGCCTTTGCTGACGGTGCTGGGGACAGCGATCCTGTGGGGATTGTTGCCGTTCTTTGCCCTGATGCTCTGGGGGCTGTGGACAGCGCTCAGCATCAGCTACAAGCGGGGCGAGGTTCTCGAAGAACTCACCGTGACCGATAGCAAGGCGCACCTGACGCGGCACAACCCCAAAGGTGGCAGGCAGGAATGGGAGGCCAACCGGTATTGGGTCACCGTGCATCTCCATCCAACCGGCGGACCGGTGGAAAACTACATCACGCTGCGGGGTGGGGACCGCGAGGTTGAAATCGGCGCGTTTCTCGACGCGCAGGAACGGCTGGCACTCTATGATGATCTGCGTCAGGCTTTGCGTCTTGGCGCTGCGCCGTAG
- a CDS encoding GatB/YqeY domain-containing protein has translation MDMRQRVNAALKDAMKSKEADRLSTLRLINAAIKDKDIALRGSADEDAGVSDADILAIMGRMVKQRQESARAYEEGGRLELAEKELAEIKIIEEFLPKQLSPEESAQAVDDAIAEVGAESIRDMGKVMAVLKGKYTGQMDFGKAGPMVKDRLG, from the coding sequence ATGGACATGCGCCAAAGGGTCAATGCGGCCCTGAAAGATGCGATGAAGTCGAAAGAGGCTGACCGTTTGTCGACCCTGCGGCTGATCAATGCAGCGATCAAGGACAAGGATATTGCCCTGCGTGGCAGCGCTGACGAGGATGCAGGCGTCTCAGACGCCGACATTCTGGCCATCATGGGACGGATGGTCAAACAACGTCAGGAAAGCGCGCGCGCGTACGAAGAGGGCGGCCGCCTGGAACTGGCGGAAAAGGAACTGGCCGAGATCAAGATCATTGAAGAATTCCTGCCCAAACAACTCTCGCCCGAGGAAAGTGCGCAGGCCGTTGATGATGCGATCGCCGAGGTCGGTGCCGAGAGCATTCGCGACATGGGTAAGGTCATGGCCGTGTTGAAAGGCAAATACACCGGCCAGATGGATTTTGGCAAAGCCGGTCCGATGGTCAAAGACAGGTTGGGCTGA
- the carA gene encoding glutamine-hydrolyzing carbamoyl-phosphate synthase small subunit: MTGTPTACLALADGTIFYGMGFGATGETTAELCFNTAMTGYQEIMTDPSYAGQVVTFTFPHIGNTGVNPEDDETAEPVAAGMVVKWDPTRASNWRSVEELGPWLAKRNRIGMGGVDTRRLTRAIRQQGAPHVALSHRADGKFDIAALVAKARAFQGLEGLDLAKEVTCAQSYRWNEMRWAWPDGYTSQDNPRHKVVAIDFGAKRNILRCLASAGCDVTVLPATATAQDVLALKPDGVFLSNGPGDPAATGVYAVPMIKEVLAADLPVFGICLGHQMLALALGAKTIKMNHGHHGANHPVKDRETGKVEITSMNHGFTVDSQTLPAGVTETHVSLFDGSNCGIRVAGKPIFSVQYHPEASPGPQDSYYLFERFAEAMRA, encoded by the coding sequence ATGACTGGGACCCCTACCGCCTGCCTGGCTTTGGCTGATGGCACGATCTTCTACGGTATGGGTTTTGGGGCAACCGGCGAAACCACGGCCGAACTTTGTTTTAATACTGCGATGACCGGATATCAGGAAATCATGACCGACCCGTCCTATGCCGGGCAAGTGGTCACATTCACCTTCCCGCATATCGGCAACACGGGCGTGAACCCCGAAGATGACGAAACCGCGGAACCCGTCGCCGCCGGCATGGTGGTGAAATGGGACCCGACCCGCGCCTCTAACTGGCGCAGCGTCGAAGAACTGGGGCCATGGCTGGCCAAGCGGAACCGGATCGGCATGGGCGGCGTGGATACCCGCCGATTAACCCGGGCGATCCGCCAGCAAGGTGCGCCGCATGTGGCCCTGTCCCACCGGGCGGACGGCAAGTTTGATATCGCCGCATTGGTTGCAAAGGCGCGGGCATTTCAAGGGCTTGAAGGGCTGGACCTCGCCAAGGAAGTGACCTGCGCGCAATCTTACCGCTGGAACGAGATGCGGTGGGCCTGGCCGGATGGCTACACCAGTCAAGACAACCCGCGTCACAAGGTTGTCGCGATTGATTTTGGTGCAAAGCGCAACATTCTGCGGTGCCTGGCCAGTGCGGGATGCGATGTGACCGTCCTGCCCGCCACCGCAACCGCACAAGATGTGCTGGCCCTCAAGCCCGATGGCGTCTTTCTGTCAAACGGCCCGGGCGATCCGGCCGCAACCGGCGTCTATGCTGTGCCCATGATCAAAGAGGTTCTGGCAGCAGATCTGCCCGTCTTTGGCATTTGCCTCGGCCATCAGATGCTGGCCCTCGCCCTGGGCGCCAAAACGATCAAGATGAATCACGGCCATCATGGGGCCAATCACCCCGTCAAGGACCGCGAAACCGGCAAGGTGGAAATCACCTCTATGAACCACGGGTTCACCGTCGATAGCCAGACCCTCCCCGCCGGGGTCACGGAAACGCATGTTTCACTATTTGATGGCAGCAATTGTGGGATCCGCGTTGCCGGCAAGCCGATTTTCAGCGTGCAATACCACCCCGAGGCCAGCCCCGGCCCACAGGACAGTTATTATCTGTTCGAACGCTTTGCCGAGGCCATGCGCGCGTAA
- a CDS encoding glycosyltransferase family 2 protein yields the protein MALGHANRQVDRGLADARHGGFLSPALVSRGLVSDELANAATVKAQRLGLALDDVYARSFAVSPLSIAQTVANHHGAQIINPLEDVPDLALVRQFGPAKCLQHGIMPWRQIGGDTIVLTARPSQFMRHEAALAGRFGRIRMAVTTEDQLAQTVTRYCGHVLAQEAENKVPAAESCRDWNPRFALICGALALLGAMALAIATPQVFFAALTGWAIIVLALHTALKATAAYIGWRNVPPSPHSVVPARLPVITMLVPLYNETAIAEHLLTRLKALDYPRELLDVCLVLEADDATTRETLGRTTLPTWMRAIVVPKGTIKTKPRALNYALNFARGAIIGIWDAEDAPAPDQLHIAANHFANCGHDVVCLQGTLDYYNASANWLTRCFTIEYASWFRVILPGLQKLGLVIPLGGTTLFFRRDAIEVLGGWDAHNVTEDADLGVRLARHGYRTELIRTVTEEEANGRAWPWVKQRSRWLKGYAITYGVHMRHPRKLWQDLGAWRFFGVQLLFLGTLSQFVLAPVLWTFWLLPFGFSHPLSDMVAPWAFWALGGLFITSEIVGFAAATVGVRKAGKGWLIKWALTLQFYFPLAALAAYKGLYELATKPFYWDKTAHGVLLPTGWQATPPPQQPPHQASGG from the coding sequence TTGGCACTTGGGCACGCAAACAGACAGGTTGACCGTGGATTGGCGGATGCCCGGCATGGCGGGTTCCTAAGTCCCGCGCTGGTCAGTCGCGGCCTCGTGTCCGACGAACTTGCCAATGCCGCAACGGTCAAGGCGCAACGCCTGGGTCTGGCGCTTGATGATGTCTACGCGCGCAGCTTTGCCGTCTCGCCCCTATCCATCGCGCAAACCGTCGCAAATCACCACGGCGCGCAAATCATTAACCCGCTGGAAGATGTCCCCGACCTGGCGCTGGTGCGCCAATTCGGGCCTGCGAAATGCCTGCAACATGGCATCATGCCGTGGCGCCAGATCGGCGGTGATACGATTGTCCTGACCGCGCGGCCAAGCCAGTTCATGCGCCACGAGGCCGCCCTTGCCGGTCGCTTCGGCCGCATCCGCATGGCCGTCACAACCGAAGATCAGCTTGCCCAGACCGTCACCCGGTATTGCGGCCATGTTCTTGCACAAGAGGCGGAAAACAAGGTTCCCGCCGCCGAAAGTTGCCGCGACTGGAACCCGCGTTTTGCGTTAATTTGCGGCGCGCTGGCGCTGCTTGGTGCCATGGCCCTTGCCATTGCCACCCCGCAGGTTTTCTTTGCGGCACTGACGGGTTGGGCCATCATCGTGCTGGCACTACACACGGCGTTGAAGGCCACCGCGGCCTATATCGGCTGGCGCAATGTACCGCCCTCGCCACATTCGGTGGTGCCGGCCCGTCTGCCGGTGATCACGATGCTGGTCCCGCTCTATAATGAAACGGCCATTGCCGAACATCTCCTGACCCGTCTGAAAGCCCTCGACTATCCGCGCGAGCTGCTGGATGTCTGTCTGGTTCTGGAAGCTGATGACGCCACGACCCGGGAAACATTGGGGCGGACGACGTTGCCCACCTGGATGCGCGCCATCGTCGTCCCCAAAGGCACAATCAAGACCAAGCCGCGGGCGCTGAATTACGCATTGAATTTCGCGCGCGGGGCGATCATCGGCATCTGGGATGCCGAAGATGCACCCGCCCCGGACCAATTGCATATTGCCGCAAACCATTTCGCCAATTGCGGCCATGACGTCGTCTGCCTGCAAGGCACGCTGGACTATTACAACGCCAGCGCAAACTGGTTAACCCGCTGCTTTACAATCGAATATGCAAGTTGGTTCCGGGTGATACTGCCCGGCCTGCAAAAACTGGGGCTGGTCATTCCGCTGGGCGGGACCACGCTTTTTTTCCGGCGCGATGCGATTGAGGTTCTGGGCGGATGGGACGCACATAACGTCACCGAAGATGCCGATCTTGGCGTTCGGTTGGCCAGACATGGGTATCGCACCGAACTGATCCGCACCGTCACCGAAGAAGAGGCGAATGGACGCGCCTGGCCCTGGGTCAAGCAGCGTTCACGCTGGTTGAAGGGCTATGCGATCACTTACGGTGTTCACATGCGCCATCCACGCAAACTGTGGCAGGATTTGGGGGCATGGCGTTTTTTCGGTGTGCAACTGCTGTTTCTGGGGACTTTGTCGCAATTTGTGCTGGCGCCGGTCCTGTGGACCTTTTGGCTGCTTCCGTTCGGGTTTTCGCACCCGCTGTCGGATATGGTTGCCCCTTGGGCGTTCTGGGCTTTGGGCGGGCTGTTCATCACGTCGGAAATTGTGGGGTTTGCCGCCGCGACAGTAGGGGTTCGCAAAGCCGGGAAAGGTTGGCTGATCAAATGGGCGCTGACGCTTCAATTCTATTTCCCGCTGGCGGCACTCGCTGCCTATAAGGGCCTTTACGAATTGGCGACGAAGCCATTTTACTGGGACAAGACCGCGCATGGGGTGCTGTTGCCCACCGGCTGGCAGGCTACTCCGCCGCCTCAACAGCCGCCGCATCAAGCTTCAGGCGGGTGA
- a CDS encoding GntR family transcriptional regulator has translation MQDTRTPQKDAYALILEAIDSHLYKPGDRLVESELAERFGVSRTPIREALQRLETQSLLTRDGRSLIVASLDHSQLSELYVVRGELEGLAARLAARHATPEEVKVLRDMLEADKKLVGDPNALSRANRRFHKQIHLASHNRFLVRQLDLVHRSMALLATTSLAAEGRTTGTLEEHAEIVAAIEAGDGDAADQALRDHISKAFVTRLKLDAAAVEAAE, from the coding sequence ATGCAAGATACCCGCACGCCCCAAAAAGATGCCTATGCGCTGATCCTGGAGGCCATTGACAGCCATCTCTACAAGCCCGGTGACCGGCTTGTCGAAAGTGAACTGGCCGAGCGGTTTGGCGTGTCGCGCACCCCCATTCGCGAAGCGTTGCAACGGTTGGAAACCCAGTCTTTGCTGACCCGTGACGGCAGGTCGCTGATTGTCGCGTCACTGGATCATTCGCAATTGTCCGAACTCTATGTCGTCCGAGGCGAGTTGGAAGGGTTGGCCGCCCGGCTGGCTGCACGGCATGCGACACCCGAAGAAGTCAAAGTGCTGCGCGACATGCTAGAGGCGGATAAAAAGCTGGTCGGTGATCCCAACGCGCTTAGCCGGGCCAATCGCCGGTTTCACAAGCAGATCCACCTGGCATCGCATAACCGGTTTCTGGTGCGCCAACTGGACCTTGTTCATCGGTCGATGGCGTTGCTTGCGACAACATCGCTCGCCGCCGAGGGGCGGACAACCGGTACGTTGGAGGAACATGCAGAAATCGTGGCCGCGATTGAGGCAGGGGATGGTGATGCGGCTGATCAGGCGTTGCGCGATCATATTTCCAAGGCGTTTGTCACCCGCCTGAAGCTTGATGCGGCGGCTGTTGAGGCGGCGGAGTAG
- a CDS encoding pyrimidine 5'-nucleotidase translates to MVAANFAHVDSWVFDLDNTLYHPSADLFGQMNKTFAAYVMRITGLDAAGAHDRCVAYWKSHGSTLVGLMQDHDVDPHDFLAKVHDIDISHLEPDPALAARIKALPGRKIVYTNGSHNHAKRVLAARGLSLSFDAVYGVEQAGFRPKPSAGAFEAVFATDGIAPKRAAMFEDEARNLAVPHQIGMKTVHVHDTPETGDHIHHHTSDLAAFLSQLA, encoded by the coding sequence ATGGTCGCTGCAAATTTCGCACATGTTGATAGCTGGGTCTTTGATCTGGACAACACGCTCTATCATCCATCCGCCGATCTTTTTGGCCAAATGAACAAGACCTTCGCGGCTTATGTCATGCGGATCACCGGGCTTGATGCGGCTGGCGCCCATGACCGTTGTGTCGCCTATTGGAAAAGCCATGGGTCAACGCTTGTCGGCCTGATGCAGGATCACGACGTCGACCCGCATGACTTTCTGGCAAAGGTCCATGATATCGACATCTCGCATCTGGAACCTGATCCGGCGCTCGCCGCACGGATCAAGGCACTGCCCGGCCGCAAGATTGTCTATACAAACGGGTCACACAATCACGCAAAACGGGTGCTTGCGGCGCGCGGCCTCAGCCTGTCTTTTGATGCGGTCTATGGGGTTGAGCAGGCCGGATTTCGCCCCAAACCAAGTGCAGGCGCTTTCGAGGCGGTCTTTGCGACCGATGGGATCGCCCCGAAACGGGCCGCCATGTTTGAGGACGAAGCCCGCAATCTGGCCGTGCCGCATCAGATCGGCATGAAAACTGTCCATGTGCATGATACGCCTGAAACGGGCGATCACATTCATCATCACACCAGCGACCTTGCGGCTTTCTTGTCGCAGTTGGCCTAA